One Eurosta solidaginis isolate ZX-2024a chromosome 1, ASM4086904v1, whole genome shotgun sequence genomic window, CGGTAATTCGGTTCAATGGTTCAAACCACTGATAAAATTTGGACATGGTCATGAAACACAGCACCGGTTCGGTTAAAGTGGTTCAACCCTTCATACTTACgtcccgattctagtgtggtaacaacattcttcaccacggtaacgaaatcatgtggtaacttttacacccttttggtattctacccgcgaaagtagccggataattttttacccacaaaagtaggtggttatatcgaaataaccacatcagctgttgtttagaaaaaggcaaaactgaaaaataaagaattgtaagcgcaaataagtaaagataatagtaaaaaagtgttgcctcttgctatacatatttttttatattatgtactttcacagaataaattacaatatacctatgtagaaacttatcatgcataatatgaatATGCACATCACGTCCCGTTTATTGTGCATGCAACCccaaatggtactatattttgacataggataagtctttgtctttcaccaaccaaacgttgtgaacctagttttggtcacaaagctcctGGTTCtggcattatgttgttgattgcaatgaaataaatgtatagtgcagttaggttttagtaagaaacgtttcaaaatttgcgttctggtgttgcccaactatgtatgtggaaaactgagtaaatcataaatgaaactatgcAACTTTTTAgtactatttttatagatgcttactttttcccttaacgtttaaacatCACATCAGAACCTAGTTTCAgaaagtgtgagttttgatcccaggcctcaggggttctgctagcacctacagGAATAATTTTAtgcaaaacatttcttccgaaatcaattCTCTTtagcatttgcttccttctgtcttcgagttaaatgtatttcttgtgccaagatacttagttttcaattaccttgcgtggcttaacaccacaatagtcctggaattccttgaactcattgagctgggtggaaaagatttaaatatcaacgtgccaaatttctttgtataagttttgaaagtgttaggctcacggcagagtgctcgctataagatatgctaggcgagaagcaatttttattttcatatattttacatagtgttgtataatttatcctaggtgaaatgttattgttctggtacattttattgattgagcaaagaaaagtaccaatcgtggctactgcctacaaaggaccaaaattgaagaaaagggaccagcggaccaagaccatttttggtccaaatggaccaaagtggcaaccgtgaaagcgaagaaaactacccatcaaatttctccacagacactggtgagttttcagtgatgacagcgttaccacttgggccattACATAATGTTCTGGTTACTATTTTACGGGTAACGCTCAGAATCTGGGCGTTAGTGGTAAATTACTAATGAGACATCAAATGATAGTGTCGCGTTCATATGATCAAAGTACCTAGGGTTTTGATTTTTATCCAGATATAAGATTACATTGCTATTGTCTCGTATTTCCATCAATGTACGTACAGCCTTAGCTATATGGGCCGACTTcgtgttaaattgcaggaagattacacaTCACACATTTACACTTGCTGGGGAAAATCGTAGTGTTGACAAGTGCAACCAAACTCAATGCCTTGGTGCAGCTTGGAACCATAATGCCATACGGCCGTAGTAGTATAGCGCCAGAAATAATGACGAGCAAACTACTAGGACCCGTTCCTGTACTTCAATGGGGATCTAAAGGCCAATATATAGATACAGGGGGGTGGGGATGGCAGGGCGGCAATGGGGGACGAGACTATAGTCGTATGCTCTGGAGCTTTCCGGTTGTAGTAGTAGAAACACTGACACCGGAGGAAATTAGGGGATAATATCACATACCTTGGAGGTGGAGAAACACACATTTACATTGGGTCTTCGGGCGTATGTGAtcagatggaaatgaaaaaggcGATGAGCTAGCTAAGAAATGTGCATCCTTCGAAGTTTGATAGCAGTGCTCGTATCCTGCGGACGCCAGACTAAGGCTTTGGCTATTAGATCTAGAAGCACCAACTAGTATAGGTCCCGAAAGTCCCGGCTTCTTTCAGTTGGTTACAAAAAGTTCACCAATTTGTTTTCTCACCAACGAAATATTCACTATTTATGACGTTGCAAGTATAAACAGCAGGTAGCACAAATATTTGCAATTTATGTGGCAGCACTCTTTCTACTACAATTCCAATTGGACGTCTCTTGTATGTGTCAAATTTTCGTTTTTGTCTGTGCCTTTAGTTAGATTTTCCAATTTTTGCATTGAAAAGCAAAAATTTGTGCAAATTTAAAACGTAAAATCGTGTTAAATAAACTCTAATGTAATAAATAACTAACAAAAAAAGAACTGGAGAGACGAAAACTGATGATTATTGTGTTAATAACGTGTGCGATAAAAGCGCTTTACTGTACGTGGCGTTAACTGCTGtgctaatttttttgttgtagataTCCATGTTATATATATTGtgattttcttaatttcacgCCGTTTGTACAATTGATTGCGTCTCGAACTTTACCCGCTTGGTTTACGAGTTTTTGGTGCTGGCGGTGGTGGTGGCGACGGTGACAGTGACTACGGTACTGCCACAATTGCGGTGAACTGAATCGCATTAGTAAAGAAGAGGTGCGTGCGGATAAGGAGTTGATTTGTTGGAATTTCGTGGGCAACGTAAAATTGATATACCGTCATAATGACGGATATACTTATgaataaacctacgcccgaacgGAGTGGCAGCGTCACAGGTACTAAAGATCAAGAAGTGAAAGGTTGGCTCATGAAATGGACTAATTATATTAAGGGTTATCAACGGCGTTGGTTTGTACTGTCCAGAGGTGTTCTAAGTTACTATCGTAATCAAGCCGAAATGAATCACACATGTCGCGGTACTATATCACTTCAAGGTGCTCTTATACACACGGTGGATTCATGTACTTTCGTCATTTCAAATGGTGGTACACAAACATTTCACATAAAAGCTGCCAATGAGGTAGAACGACAACATTGGGTTACAGCGCTAGAATTGGCCAAAGCTAAAGCTATACGCACTATGGAAAAGGAGGAAGAGGAAGAAGTAGAAACTTCACATGTTATACCCAGTCAAGAAATTACCGCAGTAATGGCTGAACTAAGTGGACGTTTGGAGAGTTTGAAAACCTGTTACGATTTGATCACCAAGCATGGTATTGCTTTACAGAGAGCACTTAGTGAATTAGAAACGAATGATGAAGAATCACTTGCTAGTCGCACAAAAATTGTCAATGAGCGTGCAACGCTTTTTCGTATAACATGCAATGCAATGATAAATGCATGTAACGATTATTTACGCAGTGCTGAATCGCAAGGCCACAAATGGTCAAAAATGGTAGAGCATGAGCGTGAGCAACGTCAACACTTAGAGGAAATGGTTGAGATGTTAGCCAAACAGCAAACTAGATTGGAACAAGCCGCACATAGCGCAGCGCAACATAACAAACCGCTAGCAATACCAAATGAGAGTGGAGTATCAATTAATACTTTCACATCGGATGATGAAACAGAATTTTTCGATGCTGAAGAAAACAATggagcatttggtgaaaattccCCAAGAAATAATTGTGGTTTTGTAATGAAATTGCCATCGGCGAATAGTGATATTCGTCACCAACACAAGGATGAGGATATGGAGGATGGCTCATCGTTTGTAATGAATTTACAAAATATGCACTCGAATTCAGATGAACAACATCATAGTAGTTCATCGgataatgaagaaaataaaaatatgaataatCGATCCGAGCCACAACAAGTGGTTGTGATTAGcaaaaaaaatactaattttaGTGGAAACCCATCGCGCGGGGAAAATCGCAAAAATGATTCAAATCGTACTAGCCTAGTTCTTTCGAAACCAACCCGCCAAAGACGTACACGCGTACCAGATAAGCCAAATTATCCACTCAACCTTTGGTCAATAATGAAAAATTGTATTGGCAAGGAGTTGTCGAAAATTCCAATGCCTGTAAATTTTAATGAACCATTATCAATGTTACAACGACTTACAGAAGATTATGAATATTCTGATTTGTTAGATACTGCAGCGCGTTGTACAGATGAATGTGAACAATTGGCATATGTTGCGGCGTTTACGATTACTAGTTATTCTACCACAACAACTCGGATTGGCAAACCATTTAATCCACTTTTAGGTGAAACATACGAATGTGATCGTATGGATGATTTGGGTTGGCGTGTCGTTGCTGAGCAAGTTTCCCATCATCCACCAATGGCAGCGTTACATTGTGAAGGACGTGAGTGGACGTGCTGGCAGGAGTTTACCATGACTAGCAAATTTCGTGGTAAATATTTGCAGGTGAGTGTAGAATCAAAAGTACTTTATGTATTTGTTaaagataataaataaaaaaaaaaatgctcttAAATTAGTGAGAGTGCCATtgaggtgatgttgttgttgttgttgtagcgatgaatagttttttagattgcaaacaatctacatgggcaaatcgtatcatatgtacatgaatacaagctcctgtcagacagtcagtctggtttcaggtcaaagcggagctgtacaacggcactattatctgtgacagaagaaattcgtgagcgagtggatgaaagttacattgccttcttaacacttcttgaccactctaaagcttttgattctgtagaccacactctgctctgtaggaagctggtgaacttatttaacttctctggtcatgcagttgcccttataagatcatatcttggcgataggactcaagcagtatgtatagatggtgaaaagtctgacttcctacatgtcttaagaggcgtccctcaaggctctatcctgggtcctctgttatttgttctgtatatcaatgacttacccgatgtccttaagtattgtaatgttcatatctacgctgatgatgtgcagttgtttacgtgttgtcctcgtgatcaaactagcttgtgtaTAAGTAACTTAAActacgatttgaatcaaatattttcatgggctaatatgaatggcttatgtataaacccgaataagtcaaaatgtattgttattcatagaaggtcttttcccactaatgatttagagaatgtagtgttcgacaattccgttatagaatacgtagatacggcgaaaaacttaggagtaatttttaacaaaacattgacatggaaagaccatttttttagaacggttggaaaagtctatggaatgcttcgtacactatggttaacacagttgttgttgttgttgtagcaatgctcgccccacctaatagccgcgaccgatcacaaattgtcatcaatatcctctaacggggagtccaagcaaacttgccgtttcaacaggggtggaccataaggaaaggggtgttagaggcgttggttccacattacaattgaagagatggttcgtgtcatgtggggatacattttgtatgttgttgttgttgttgttgtagcgataaggttgctccccgaaggctttggggagtgttatcgatgtgatggtcctttgccggatacagatccggtacgctccggtaacacagcatcattaaagtgctagcccgaccatcttgggaacgatttatgtggccacgttaaaccttcaggccatccctccctccccaccccaagttccttgaggagcttggggtcgccagagcctcgtctgttagtgaaacaggattcgccgtggataggtgaggttgacaattgggtttggagaagctatatattgcgctggcaacctgaagggttgcgctacacagccccttgaatctggcattttagtcgcctcttacgacaggcatacctaccgcgggtatattctgaccccctaacccgctggggggacattttgtatgtcgtggttgattctggataggtaagagtttaacctgttacagtatccagaacgaagttgagcaagagtgacacgcgtttccctggggagtatgcgttcctcttccgcgagttttggataattttcgttaagtaccggattcaccgggcaattcccggcataaaggtccgacgcctgtttatggagttcaccaaggacatgcttgtgttttttcgcttcatacggctgggttctcaggtgccgtatttcctcaaaatgcttacggaaatgactccttaacacagtatttcacgcctttgcacataagactacttctagctaaagcgtacttaatacctacgctactccatggttgtgtgattttcTCAAACTGTGaatatctgtgcaagaacaaactaaatgttgtttacatcaacattgctagatatgttttttgggttgaaaagacttgaccacgtatcacaacatgctgaaaggttgctaaacatttctttcgaaaatcttttaaaattcaaaacactgtccttcctccataaattgatacacacgaaggaacctgactatctatatcgtaaacatgtttttctgcaatcatcaagatcagtgcttcttcttaagcacattagataccgcacgctaacctctgagcgccaattctttgttactgcaatacgtctttggaactccttatctacaagtcttcgactttaagtaatgctctgcacttcaaaaaagagctaacatcattttttaacgactcttaaactggatctcaaattgttgttgttaaaatgttcatttctaagtccttttcctttctctgtgtcttcttactttatttgttaaatactattcgatctataaccagccaaaggttgtcgtcactactgctgtcttttaatatttattaattacttttctttagttttaagatttacatttacatacataaatatttcactattatctgttatatttaatttaatttgattaatctaatttattattattataatgttcattttttatagctcatgctattcatgactagcactgttaaataatttgccaaattgttgtgctatgaacaaattttcaaatacatcaaatacatacatacatacaaatagatgtaatttacaccgactttagtaaagcatttgactctgttaatcacgagctcttagttcacaaacttgatcttctgggctttccagcgcctttattaagttggatttcaagttatcttgaaaataggactctGGGAGTTTTCTtcaacaacaatctttcaaagtcgtttgatgtaacttctggcgcgccccagggtagccatttgggtgcattactttttaccctgttcattaacgacttaccaaaggttatcttacattctagagtttttatgtacgcagatgatgtaaaactttccgAACTGCCGAtcttgactcatttcaaagctggtgtactgcaaatttactttttttgaatt contains:
- the Osbp gene encoding oxysterol-binding protein 1, whose product is MTDILMNKPTPERSGSVTGTKDQEVKGWLMKWTNYIKGYQRRWFVLSRGVLSYYRNQAEMNHTCRGTISLQGALIHTVDSCTFVISNGGTQTFHIKAANEVERQHWVTALELAKAKAIRTMEKEEEEEVETSHVIPSQEITAVMAELSGRLESLKTCYDLITKHGIALQRALSELETNDEESLASRTKIVNERATLFRITCNAMINACNDYLRSAESQGHKWSKMVEHEREQRQHLEEMVEMLAKQQTRLEQAAHSAAQHNKPLAIPNESGVSINTFTSDDETEFFDAEENNGAFGENSPRNNCGFVMKLPSANSDIRHQHKDEDMEDGSSFVMNLQNMHSNSDEQHHSSSSDNEENKNMNNRSEPQQVVVISKKNTNFSGNPSRGENRKNDSNRTSLVLSKPTRQRRTRVPDKPNYPLNLWSIMKNCIGKELSKIPMPVNFNEPLSMLQRLTEDYEYSDLLDTAARCTDECEQLAYVAAFTITSYSTTTTRIGKPFNPLLGETYECDRMDDLGWRVVAEQVSHHPPMAALHCEGREWTCWQEFTMTSKFRGKYLQVIPLGNAFVNFHATGHKYTWRKVTTTVNNIIVGKLWVDQHGDMEIRGLNKASGLICHLKYIAYSYFSREQQRRVKGVIMNRNKEVKWVLRGTWDSSIEIAPVLSTSGTADSPVYQTNGYKTIWTRRLPPPDSEKYYNFTTLAAQLNEPEEGVAPTDSRLRPDQRLMEEGLWDESNREKLRLEEKQRLKRRERESAAEAAANEGRPYPPYEPLWFRREKGEGSENLVHVFNEKYWKQKEIQDWSMCPDIF